A single Trachemys scripta elegans isolate TJP31775 chromosome 20, CAS_Tse_1.0, whole genome shotgun sequence DNA region contains:
- the SERINC2 gene encoding serine incorporator 2, whose amino-acid sequence MGACLGVCSLLSCVSCLCGSAPCLLCGCCPSTRNSTISRLIFTFFLFLGTLVSIIMIIPGVEEQLYKLPGFCEGGSSSLGIQGRVNCKSFLGHKSVYRMCFATAAFFFLFALIMICVRSSKDPRAAIQNGFWFFKFLILIGITVGAFYIPSGLFTSVWFYFGVVGAFLFILIQLVLLIDFAHSWSQIWLRNANEGNAKGWYAALFIFTFIFYAVSLAAVVLLYVYYTKPDGCTENKVLISLNLIFCVIASIVSVLPKIQDAQPHSGLLQASIITLYTLFITWSALANVPNKYCNPTLLVRNSTAGVVADGQVTQWWDAPSIVGLVIFLLCTLFISVRSSDHSQVNKMMLTEESPAMLSGGDPGVEDGARRAYDNEQDGVAYNYTFFHICLFLASLYIMMTLTNWYRPDEGSQTMTSPWTAVWVKISSSWAGLLLYLWTLVAPILLPGREFS is encoded by the exons GTGTCATGTCTGTGCggctcagctccctgcctctTGTGTGGCTGCTGCCCCTCCACAAGGAACTCCACCATCTCCCGCCTCATCTTCACCTTCTTCCTGTTCCTGGGCACGCTGGTCTCCATTATCATGATCATACCCGGGGTGGAAGAACAGCTATACAAG cttcctggcttttgtGAAGGAGGCAGTTCAAGTCTAGGCATCCAAGGTCGTGTCAACTGCAAGTCCTTCCTGGGTCATAAATCTGTGTACCGCATGTGCTTTGCAACGgctgctttcttcttcctcttcgcCTTGATCATGATCTGTGTGAGGAGCAGTAAGGACCCAAGAGCAGCAATTCAGAATGG GTTTTGGTTCTTCAAATTCCTGATTTTGATTGGAATCACAGTGGGCGCTTTCTATATTCCCAGTGGATTGTTCACGTCAG TGTGGTTCTACTTCGGCGTGGTGGGGGCCTTCCTCTTCATCCTCATCCAGCTCGTCCTCCTGATTGACTTTGCCCACTCCTGGAGTCAGATCTGGCTTCGTAATGCGAACGAAGGCAACGCCAAGGGCTGGTATGCAG ccctcttcATTTTCACCTTCATCTTCTACGCGGTCTCCCTCGCGGCCGTGGTGCTGCTGTACGTCTACTACACCAAGCCCGACGGCTGCACGGAGAACAAGGTGCTGATCAGCCTCAACCTGATCTTCTGCGTCATCGCCTCTATCGTGTCCGTCCTGCCCAAGATCCAG GATGCTCAGCCTCACTCCGGCCTGCTGCAGGCCTCCATCATCACCCTCTACACCCTGTTCATCACCTGGTCGGCCCTGGCCAACGTACCAA ACAAGTATTGTAACCCCACGCTCCTGGTGAGGAACAGCACCGCTGGCGTCGTGGCTGACGGGCAGGTGACTCAGTGGTGGGATGCCCCGAGCATTGTGGGATTGGTCATCTTCCTCCTGTGCACACTCTTCATCAG CGTCCGCTCCTCAGACCACAGCCAAGTGAACAAGATGATGCTGACTGAGGAAAGCCCGGCCATGCTGAGTGGCGGGGACCCGGGCGTGGAAGATGGGGCGCGGCGGGCCTATGACAACGAGCAGGACGGCGTGGCCTACAACTACACCTTCTTCCACATCTGCCTCTTCCTGGCCTCCCTCTACATCATGATGACGCTCACAAACTGGTACAG GCCTGATGAAGGTTCCCAGACGATGACGAGTCCGTGGACTGCAGTCTGGGTGAAGATCTCGTCCAGCTGGGCTGGTCTCCTCCTCTATCTCTGGACCTTAGTGGCCCCCATCCTACTCCCTGGCCGGGAGTTCAGCTGA